The Desulfuromonas versatilis genome has a segment encoding these proteins:
- a CDS encoding RluA family pseudouridine synthase, whose amino-acid sequence MRLDQFVAAATDELSRSFFRKVVDIGGVHVGGRRVRRCSHPVGAGEVVEVFLDGLPLEPFALSAGQILLQDRYCLAIDKPAGVETQPTPARYRGTLYDALLRYLQDPARPQQRPALGMVQRLDRDTSGVMIFSIHPRAHRPLTALFSGRDVGKLYLALVAGQPEPAAGEIRSQLARNRASNLVRSVARGGKEAITRYRVVESFPGACLVEIELLTGRSHQIRAHFAERGHPLLGDVRYGGPDRICGEPIPRQMLHSWRLSLPHPVSKDALDIEAPIPADMEHLMKVLRQNPS is encoded by the coding sequence ATGCGCCTTGATCAATTCGTAGCTGCGGCAACCGATGAGCTGTCGCGCAGTTTTTTCCGCAAGGTCGTAGATATCGGTGGTGTGCACGTCGGCGGGCGCCGGGTGCGGCGCTGTTCACATCCGGTAGGGGCTGGGGAGGTGGTGGAGGTCTTTCTCGATGGGCTTCCCCTCGAGCCCTTCGCCCTTTCTGCAGGGCAGATTCTGCTCCAGGACCGCTATTGTCTGGCAATCGACAAGCCCGCGGGGGTGGAAACCCAGCCAACCCCGGCGCGCTACCGGGGCACCCTCTACGATGCCCTGCTTCGCTACCTGCAGGACCCCGCTCGGCCACAGCAGCGCCCGGCCCTGGGCATGGTCCAGCGCCTCGACCGCGATACCTCCGGGGTCATGATTTTTTCCATCCACCCCCGTGCCCATCGGCCCTTGACCGCCCTGTTTTCCGGGCGGGACGTGGGCAAACTCTACCTGGCGCTGGTTGCGGGGCAGCCCGAGCCCGCCGCGGGGGAGATCCGCTCCCAACTGGCCCGAAATCGGGCCAGCAACCTGGTGCGCTCGGTCGCAAGGGGCGGCAAGGAGGCGATCACCCGTTATCGGGTGGTGGAGAGCTTCCCCGGCGCCTGCCTGGTCGAGATCGAACTGCTCACCGGGCGCTCACATCAAATCAGGGCGCATTTTGCCGAACGTGGCCACCCCCTGTTGGGCGATGTCCGCTACGGCGGGCCCGACCGGATTTGCGGCGAGCCGATCCCCCGGCAGATGCTTCACTCCTGGAGGCTTTCGCTACCGCACCCGGTCAGCAAAGATGCGCTCGATATCGAAGCTCCCATCCCTGCTGACATGGAGCATCTGATGAAGGTGCTGCGTCAAAACCCGAGCTGA
- a CDS encoding Glu/Leu/Phe/Val family dehydrogenase, whose translation MEIDTLWETFYDDLGPEKIIHIHDPRSGLKAIVVIDNVARGPAIGGVRLAPDITTEEVFRLARAMTLKNAAAGLRHGGAKSGIIGDPHLADKEPLIRAFARRIRTLTDYIPGPDMGTNEHCMAWVNDEIGRCVGLPRSLGGVPLDEIGATGFGVAVAAELALPHAGLSLQGASVAVQGFGNVGRHAARFLEQKGARLVAASDSRGTAYKKGGLDVATLIDAKQRGGSVISLPGAEILPSENVVEIPCDLLIPAARPDVIHDDNVERVQARVIIEGANIPITESAEKRLHQRNILCIPDFIANAGGVICGAVEYRGGSEAEAFAVIREKIAENTREMLALMEIKGLPPRGAAQSMAEARVRNAMAFRR comes from the coding sequence ATGGAGATCGACACCCTGTGGGAAACGTTCTACGACGACCTCGGCCCGGAAAAGATCATTCACATCCATGACCCACGTTCAGGCCTTAAAGCGATCGTGGTGATCGACAACGTGGCCCGGGGCCCGGCCATCGGCGGGGTGCGCCTGGCCCCCGACATCACCACCGAGGAGGTTTTCCGCCTGGCCCGGGCCATGACCCTGAAGAACGCCGCCGCCGGCCTGCGCCATGGAGGGGCCAAGTCCGGCATCATCGGAGACCCCCACCTTGCCGACAAGGAGCCGCTGATTCGGGCCTTCGCCCGGCGGATCCGGACCCTGACAGACTACATCCCCGGCCCGGACATGGGCACGAACGAGCATTGCATGGCCTGGGTCAACGATGAGATAGGCCGTTGCGTGGGGTTGCCCAGGTCCCTGGGTGGGGTCCCCCTGGATGAGATCGGCGCCACCGGCTTCGGAGTGGCGGTGGCCGCCGAGTTGGCCCTGCCCCACGCTGGGCTCAGCCTGCAAGGAGCCAGCGTCGCGGTGCAGGGATTCGGCAACGTCGGCAGGCACGCCGCGCGGTTCCTCGAGCAAAAAGGGGCGAGGCTGGTTGCGGCCAGCGATTCCCGGGGCACAGCCTACAAAAAGGGCGGATTGGACGTCGCCACCCTGATCGACGCCAAGCAGCGGGGCGGTTCGGTCATCTCATTGCCGGGGGCGGAAATTTTGCCGAGCGAAAATGTGGTGGAAATCCCCTGCGACCTGCTGATCCCCGCAGCCAGGCCCGATGTGATCCACGACGACAATGTCGAACGGGTTCAGGCCCGGGTGATCATCGAGGGGGCCAACATTCCGATTACCGAATCAGCGGAAAAGCGGCTCCACCAGCGAAACATCCTTTGCATCCCCGACTTCATCGCCAACGCGGGGGGGGTCATCTGCGGTGCCGTGGAATATCGTGGCGGTAGCGAGGCCGAGGCGTTTGCGGTCATCCGGGAGAAAATTGCCGAGAACACCCGGGAAATGCTTGCCTTGATGGAGATAAAGGGGTTGCCGCCCAGGGGGGCGGCCCAATCGATGGCCGAGGCCAGGGTGCGTAACGCCATGGCCTTCAGGCGCTGA